One genomic region from Yersinia canariae encodes:
- the glsA gene encoding glutaminase A has product MTIDLARLNQVVKDAYSQYSTLAGGENASYIPYLASVPSKLAAVAIVTVDGDIISQGDADFRFALESISKVCSLALALEDIGPQAVQDKIGADPTGLPFNSVIALELHNGKPLSPLVNAGAMSTVSAIKASSREERWARILDIQQQLAGAPIALSDEVNHSEQTTNFHNRAIAWLLYSAQTMYCDPMEACDVYTRQCSTLLNTIELATIGATFAAGGINPVTKKQVLTASNTPFILAEMTMEGMYGSSGDWAYTVGLPGKSGVGGGILAVVPGVMGIAAFSPPLDPIGNSVRGQKMVASVAQQLGYNLYKGR; this is encoded by the coding sequence ATGACTATTGACCTAGCTCGCCTGAATCAAGTTGTTAAGGATGCTTATTCGCAATATTCCACACTCGCTGGTGGGGAGAATGCCAGCTATATTCCCTATTTGGCCAGTGTTCCCAGTAAGTTGGCTGCGGTGGCAATTGTCACTGTCGATGGCGATATTATTTCGCAAGGTGATGCTGATTTCCGCTTTGCCTTGGAATCCATTTCGAAAGTTTGCTCTCTTGCTCTGGCGTTAGAGGATATTGGCCCACAGGCAGTACAAGATAAGATAGGCGCAGACCCTACAGGTTTGCCGTTTAATTCTGTGATTGCATTAGAACTGCATAATGGTAAGCCATTGTCACCGTTAGTGAATGCGGGGGCGATGTCGACAGTGAGTGCGATTAAAGCTAGCAGCCGGGAAGAGCGCTGGGCGCGTATTCTGGATATTCAACAACAGTTAGCGGGAGCGCCCATTGCACTGTCGGATGAGGTTAACCATTCTGAACAAACGACCAATTTTCACAATCGGGCGATTGCATGGCTGCTTTATTCGGCCCAAACCATGTATTGCGATCCTATGGAGGCCTGTGACGTCTATACCCGTCAGTGCTCAACCTTGCTCAATACCATTGAACTGGCAACAATTGGGGCAACTTTTGCTGCCGGCGGCATAAATCCTGTGACAAAAAAACAGGTATTAACAGCCTCAAATACGCCGTTTATTTTGGCTGAAATGACCATGGAAGGGATGTACGGCAGCTCGGGGGATTGGGCCTATACCGTGGGTTTACCGGGGAAAAGTGGTGTCGGTGGCGGAATATTGGCAGTAGTGCCGGGTGTCATGGGGATTGCCGCTTTTTCACCGCCACTTGACCCCATCGGCAATAGTGTTCGCGGCCAAAAAATGGTGGCGTCGGTCGCTCAGCAGTTGGGATATAACTTATATAAAGGCCGTTAG
- a CDS encoding tyrosine-type recombinase/integrase yields the protein MAANLTETAIRGLKTKSTSYYVWSNSAQRGTGRLGVKVQPSGSKVFYFRYYVEKGKKEKFIQLGIWPEMKLVTANELAKKYGAWLVEGKEPQQELEQQRLAEEHIMQIHRSQGSFEELVHGYVHKMKLDNKRTWADVLKRLEKECYTVIPRETKAKDVTPLQIKTILSGIIQRDAVVHANRIRSYLMAAFNYGLKADNDPMNTSVGITFGLEVNPVSAIPKQSSAEKVGDTWLTLEELRVVMEQFAEATNVGPLMQHLIRFCVYAGGQRPFEMIASQWSAIDWQQKTLLVIADVSKNKREHLIPLTESALQELASVKELTKESNSPYIFPLSTNGDRPVRTDSLARSIMYFRAFNPEFKVFTARDLRRTCKTLMGEAGISKEIRDRIQNHALNDVSSKHYDRYDYLTEKRRALEIWEDRVNNYQRQQENNVVNLFGRR from the coding sequence ATGGCCGCTAATCTTACCGAGACTGCTATACGTGGATTGAAGACAAAAAGTACGTCGTACTACGTGTGGAGCAACAGTGCTCAACGTGGCACCGGCAGGCTTGGCGTTAAGGTTCAGCCTTCAGGCAGCAAAGTTTTTTATTTCCGTTATTACGTTGAGAAAGGGAAGAAAGAGAAGTTCATCCAGTTGGGCATCTGGCCTGAGATGAAGCTGGTGACGGCCAATGAGTTGGCGAAAAAGTATGGAGCCTGGCTTGTTGAAGGAAAAGAGCCCCAACAAGAGCTTGAGCAACAACGCCTGGCCGAAGAGCACATTATGCAGATCCATCGCTCTCAAGGATCGTTTGAAGAGCTGGTGCATGGCTACGTTCACAAGATGAAGCTCGACAATAAGCGGACCTGGGCTGATGTTCTGAAGCGTCTTGAAAAAGAGTGCTACACGGTTATCCCTCGAGAAACCAAAGCGAAAGATGTAACACCTCTGCAGATTAAAACCATCCTCTCAGGCATTATCCAGCGTGATGCGGTGGTGCATGCTAATCGGATTCGCTCGTATCTGATGGCGGCATTTAACTACGGCCTGAAAGCTGATAACGATCCGATGAATACCAGCGTAGGTATCACGTTTGGTCTTGAAGTTAATCCGGTCTCGGCCATACCGAAACAGTCTTCGGCGGAAAAAGTGGGTGATACATGGTTAACGCTGGAAGAGTTGCGTGTTGTCATGGAACAGTTCGCTGAGGCTACCAACGTTGGGCCGCTGATGCAGCATCTGATTCGCTTCTGTGTTTATGCTGGTGGGCAGCGTCCGTTTGAAATGATTGCCAGCCAGTGGAGTGCTATTGATTGGCAACAAAAGACGTTGCTGGTAATAGCAGATGTATCGAAAAACAAGCGTGAGCATCTGATCCCGCTGACTGAATCGGCACTGCAGGAATTAGCCTCAGTGAAAGAACTGACTAAGGAAAGCAACAGTCCCTATATCTTCCCACTCTCGACCAATGGAGATCGACCGGTACGTACTGATAGCTTGGCGCGTTCCATCATGTATTTCCGGGCTTTTAATCCTGAGTTTAAAGTTTTCACAGCGCGAGATTTACGTCGGACCTGTAAGACTCTGATGGGGGAGGCGGGGATCAGCAAAGAGATCCGCGACCGTATTCAGAATCACGCTCTGAATGATGTCAGCTCGAAACACTATGACCG